A genome region from Mesorhizobium sp. B2-1-8 includes the following:
- the araH gene encoding L-arabinose ABC transporter permease AraH has translation MTQPLKKILLGEQGLVVIFVVAFALVSALVPNFLTDRNMLGLLQSVVTVGIVACTMMFCLAARDFDLSVGSIVAFAGMVAVMASNASGSILLGLLAAIACGAFVGFVNGVVIAKFRINALITTLATMQIVRGLALIASDGRAVGINSPDFYQLSLSKFLGIPTPIWVLAVLFGIFGFVLNRTVFGKNTLAIGGNPEASRLAGVNVDRTRIWIFALQGVVCGVAGILLASRITSGQPNAAVGLELSVISACVLGGVSLAGGRATMSGVIVGVLIMGIAENAMNLLNIPAFYQYIVRGVILLLAVLLDNLRSSALGRR, from the coding sequence ATGACCCAACCCTTGAAGAAGATCCTGCTCGGCGAACAGGGGCTCGTCGTCATCTTCGTCGTTGCCTTCGCGCTGGTGTCGGCTCTGGTGCCCAACTTCCTCACCGATCGCAACATGCTCGGCCTGCTGCAGTCGGTGGTCACTGTCGGCATCGTCGCCTGCACCATGATGTTCTGCCTCGCGGCGCGCGACTTTGACCTGTCGGTCGGTTCGATCGTCGCCTTTGCCGGCATGGTCGCGGTGATGGCGTCGAACGCGTCAGGTTCGATCCTGCTCGGCCTTCTGGCGGCAATTGCCTGCGGCGCCTTCGTCGGTTTCGTCAACGGCGTCGTCATCGCCAAATTTCGCATCAACGCGCTGATCACGACGTTGGCGACCATGCAGATCGTGCGCGGCCTTGCGCTGATCGCGTCCGATGGCCGCGCTGTCGGCATCAACAGCCCGGATTTCTACCAGCTCTCGCTGTCTAAATTTTTGGGCATTCCGACGCCGATCTGGGTATTGGCCGTCCTCTTCGGCATATTCGGCTTCGTGCTGAACCGCACGGTCTTCGGCAAGAACACGCTCGCCATCGGCGGCAACCCCGAGGCGTCACGTCTGGCCGGCGTCAATGTCGACAGGACACGCATCTGGATCTTCGCGCTGCAAGGTGTCGTCTGCGGCGTCGCCGGCATCCTGCTCGCATCGCGCATCACCTCGGGTCAGCCCAACGCGGCGGTCGGGCTCGAGCTTTCGGTCATCTCGGCCTGCGTGCTCGGCGGCGTCTCGCTTGCCGGCGGACGCGCCACCATGTCGGGCGTCATCGTCGGCGTGCTGATCATGGGCATCGCGGAAAACGCCATGAACCTGCTCAACATTCCGGCCTTCTACCAATACATCGTGCGTGGCGTGATCCTGCTGCTGGCCGTGCTGCTCGACAATCTGCGTTCGTCGGCACTGGGGCGGCGCTGA